The following proteins are encoded in a genomic region of Montipora foliosa isolate CH-2021 chromosome 8, ASM3666993v2, whole genome shotgun sequence:
- the LOC137968522 gene encoding uncharacterized protein, which yields MTVERFLLALRRLIARRGMCSVIWSDNAKTFKAANKELQQYWRILESDQTQVTLSERKIHWKFLVERAPWWGGFYERLVKSVKTPLKKVFAKAMLDAEQLTNFLVEVEAQLNSRPLTYLGADPDDYSVITLVQILIGRNLQASPTKDTRV from the coding sequence ATGACCGTGGAGCGATTCCTCCTTGCTTTGAGACGCTTGATTGCAAGAAGAGGAATGTGCAGCGTTATTTGGTCAGATAATGCAAAAACATTTAAAGCTGCTAACAAAGAGCTACAGCAGTATTGGAGAATACTAGAATCTGACCAAACTCAGGTTAcattgtcagaaagaaaaattcACTGGAAGTTCCTCGTGGAAAGAGCCCCATGGTGGGGTGGGTTTTACGAGCGCCTTGTGAAGAGTGTCAAGACACCTCTGAAGAAAGTCTTTGCCAAGGCAATGTTGGATGCCGAACAACTAACTAACTTTTTGGTTGAAGTTGAGGCACAGCTTAACAGTCGTCCTCTGACTTACCTTGGTGCTGACCCTGATGACTACAGCGTCATTACCCTTGTGCAGATTCTTATTGGGAGAAATCTCCAAGCATCTCCGACTAAGGACACTCGTGTTTGA
- the LOC138012642 gene encoding uncharacterized protein translates to MFSDRNLINRRNVSGDVTSSYRPDRDILEIVFQSRVIAAAKKVLGFENKTGKPTKFNLLSKIDLLKKSEKLNKLHELAGKVVDEFVFDQSSSVDAIINAVVTEQEKEHLLSQQNLTPDGRFPCRFPGCRSTFKYDGKSRRNHELKHNPPVQVEDPPTEITFSTQLPSTTDTTNTSDNVFNYNCALLADCFLFFNFLDAIKEGDGMRLMRQYKYFMLYCKADDPHSTKYSLECLYQFFLVHSLWSPRDSERFTWNRFTNNHGKKGTNIPLDEATEHSNNYVKQAIKNLGPNLTEAAISRICKAESSTSSILDNLDESLKRHAKSGKHSDPSKERDLHELIKRAEELNVFEETVRRSYNHFCAFKRDRLEDLDASKLYHWINKHKKNILRGIRAR, encoded by the exons ATGTTTTCAGACCGCAATCTTATTAACCGAAGAAATGTTTCTGGGGATGTAACATCATCGTACCGTCCAGACAGAGACATCCTGGAGATTGTTTTCCAGTCAAGAGTCATTGCAGCTGCCAAAAAAGTTCTTGGATTTGAAAACAAGACTGGAAAGCCAACAAAGTTCAACTTACTATCTAAAATAGATTTGCTAAAGAAGTCAGAAAAACTTAATAAGCTACATGAGCTAGCTGGCAAGGTCGTTGATGAATTTGTCTTTGACCAAAGTTCTTCTGTTGATGCCATTATTAATGCTGTAGTGACTGAACAAGAGAAAGAACACCTGCTAAGCCAACAGAACCTAACACCTGATGGCAGATTTCCCTGCCGATTTCCTGGGTGCAGGAGCACTTTTAAGTACGATGGCAAAAGCCGCAGAAATCATGAACTCAAGC ATAACCCACCAGTTCAAGTAGAGGATCCACCTACTGAAATCACTTTCTCCACACAACTTCCCTCAACAACAGATACTACA AATACAAGTGATAATGTTTTCAACTACAACTGCGCACTTTTGgctgactgttttcttttttttaatttcctcgATGCTATCAAAGAAGGTGATGGAATGAGGCTTATGAGACAGTACAAGTATTTCATGCTGTACTGTAAAGCAGATGATCCACACAGTACAAAATATTCACTAGAATGTCTGTACCAATTTTTTCTGGTCCATTCTCTGTGGTCACCAAGGGACAGTGAACGTTTTACTTGGAACCGGTTCACAAATAATCATGGTAAGAAAGGCACCAACATTCCTCTGGATGAAGCAACAGAGCACAGCAACAATTATGTGAAGCAAGCTATCAAAAACCTAGGACCAAACCTAACAGAGGCAGCCATATCAAGAATATGTAAAGCTGAAAGTTCTACATCATCAATCCTTGATAATCTTGATGAATCTTTGAAACGACATGCAAAATCTGGCAAACATTCTGATCCATCTAAAGAGAGGGATCTGCATGAGCTAATCAAAAGAGCTGAGGAACTGAATGTCTTTGAGGAAACAGTGCGACGTTCTTATAATCATTTCTGTGCCTTCAAGCGCGACAGGTTGGAAGATTTGGATGCCTCAAAATTATATCACTGGATAaacaaacacaagaaaaacataCTCAGGGGTATCAGAGCTAGAtaa
- the LOC137968525 gene encoding uncharacterized protein, with translation MRDLLKQRNEFHWDEEVQGHSFKQVKEILSAAPVLKFFDPKESVELQCDASDKGLGACLMQGGQPVAYASRCMTETEVNYAQIEKELLAILFGVERFEQCVYGRRVEIETDHKPLESIFKKSLLRAPKRLQRMMLRLQKFDLLVSYKKGIEMYLADTLSRASRMCQRTRQDTICHELLNRPWEKIAVDLFDLNGTEFVVTVDYYSSFFEVDKLRSKTAEEVVKKLKAHLARHGIPDQLVSDNGQPFSSAKFQEFANLYGFEHVTSSPIYAQSNGKAENAVKTAKSLLEKAAKAEQDPYLALLDWRNTPTETLNSSPVQRLFGRRTKTLLPTSNRLLKPKLPEEVDQKLKLQKAKQRLQYTRAPRN, from the coding sequence ATGAGAGATCTACTGAAACAGAGGAACGAGTTCCACTGGGACGAGGAAGTGCAAGGCCATAGTTTCAAGCAAGTTAAGGAAATACTCTCCGCTGCGCCTGTCCTTAAGTTCTTTGACCCGAAAGAAAGTGTAGAACTACAATGTGATGCATCGGACAAAGGACTGGGTGCATGCCTCATGCAAGGAGGCCAGCCTGTAGCATATGCATCGCGTTGCATGACGGAAACTGAAGTTAACTACGCACAGATCGAGAAAGAATTGCTTGCCATCCTCTTCGGAGTAGAACGTTTTGAGCAGTGTGTTTATGGCCGACGCGTTGAGATTGAAACTGACCATAAGCCTTTGGAGAGTATTTTCAAGAAAAGCCTACTCAGGGCCCCTAAGCGTCTTCAGAGGATGATGTTGAGACTACAGAAGTTCGACCTCCTTGTGTCCTACAAAAAAGGGATTGAAATGTACTTGGCCGATACCCTGAGCAGAGCATCCCGAATGTGCCAGAGAACAAGACAGGATACAATCTGTCACGAACTGCTGAACAGACCATGGGAAAAGATCGCAGTTGACCTTTTTGACTTGAATGGTACGGAGTTCGTAGTGACGGTAGACTACTACTCAAGCTTCTTTGAAGTCGACAAGTTGAGAAGCAAAACAGCGGAAGAAGTAGTGAAGAAGTTGAAGGCCCATCTAGCCCGACACGGAATACCAGACCAGCTGGTGTCAGACAACGGTCAACCCTTTTCCTCAGCTAAGTTTCAAGAGTTCGCAAACCTTTATGGTTTCGAACATGTAACAAGTTCTCCCATCTATGCGCAATCAAACGGAAAAGCTGAGAATGCAGTTAAGACAGCGAAAAGCCTTTTAGAAAAAGCAGCAAAAGCTGAGCAGGACCCATATCTTGCCTTGCTTGACTGGAGGAACACTCCTACCGAAACACTTAATTCATCACCTGTTCAGCGATTGTTTGGTAGAAGAACAAAGACCCTACTGCCCACCTCGAATCGGTTGCTCAAGCCGAAGCTCCCTGAGGAAGTTGATCAAAAGCTGAAGCTTCAAAAGGCTAAACAAAGATTGCAATACACAAGGGCGCCAAGGAATTAG